The Thermomonospora curvata DSM 43183 DNA segment GTTTGTTGCAACCGGCCAGGTGATGAGTGAGCAGCTTGTTGTGATAGCCACTGATGCTCTAGAAGACTTGGCCTTGCTTTCTAGTGATATCCACTACTTTTGGTGGACGGTAAAAGGTAATTCTACTCTGGAGACGCGACTTCGTTATACTCCCTCTGATGGCTTTGAGACCTTCCCGAGGTGCTTGCTGACCGATCGTGTCAGGTCTGCTGGAGAGGCGCTTCACGCTGTGAGACGGGAGGTCATGGAGCTTCGCAAGTGGGGGCTCACTCAGCTTTATAACTGTATCTATGATCCCTCCGTTGCGGGAGAAGAAATATCTTCCTTGAGGGATATACATGTCGAGATTAATGAGGCTGTCTGTGAAGCTTATGCTCTTCAAGAGGAGCAAGATCCCGGTATTCGAAAGTTTGAGGCGAGGGTAGCTTCAAAACCATTGCCTGCGTGGCGAGACATCGAACTTCGACACGGCTTCTACGAGACTCAGCAAGGTATACGATTCGCGATCTCGCCGCAGGCGCGGGATGATGTGCTCGACAAGTTGCTTGCGCTGAACCATTACCGGTATCAGCAGGAGGTCTCGCAAGGTCTGCACAGCGGGAAGGGCGGACGCAAGGGAGCCAAGGCGGCTGAGAGGCAGCCA contains these protein-coding regions:
- a CDS encoding type IIL restriction-modification enzyme MmeI, with product MLDDREVPGITSTLDSQSRIAGDPHRLAANADKSFIGSYVLGMGFVLTPEQAHKLIEKDPRNRDVLFPYLNGDDLNSHWDLSASRWVINFHDWDEDKARTYPDCYEIVEQKVKPFRAQNNRKVYREYWWQYAEKRPALHRAIRNLQRVLVFARVSKIGLPQFVATGQVMSEQLVVIATDALEDLALLSSDIHYFWWTVKGNSTLETRLRYTPSDGFETFPRCLLTDRVRSAGEALHAVRREVMELRKWGLTQLYNCIYDPSVAGEEISSLRDIHVEINEAVCEAYALQEEQDPGIRKFEARVASKPLPAWRDIELRHGFYETQQGIRFAISPQARDDVLDKLLALNHYRYQQEVSQGLHSGKGGRKGAKAAERQPKETEVGPGRGTDAVDSADGALDGLFAPPGALF